The genomic DNA CCGCCGAATTCCGCGGCCGCTACATCGCCGCCGACCTGCTGGGGCATGCCGTGCATTGGCACACGATCGAACCGCACCGTTCAACATTCCGCTCGGCACATGGCGGCACGTTGCTCGCAGCCAACGATACCTGGTTCGCCCCCAGCGACGTCACGATGGGGCCCGACGGTGCGGTGTATGTGGCCGATTGGCACGACGCGCGCACGGCCCATCCCGATCCCGACGCAGAATGGGATCGCCGCAACGGCCGCATCTATCGCATTCAGCCACGCGGCGCCGCACGACAGCCGGTGCGCGATCTGCGCAACGCGAGCGAAGCAGAACTAGTGCGAGAACTGGCGTCGACAAACCAGTGGTACGTCCGCCACGCCCGGCGTCATCTGGCCGAACGCGCCGCGACGAAAAATGATCCGTTGCTCATCGCTCGGCTAACTCCGCTCGCAACAAGTGTTGATTCACCAGCCGATGCACAGGCCCAGAAGCACCCGCCGCCGCTCGAGGCTTTATGGACCTTGTACGACGTCGGGGGGCTGGACCGCACAAGCGCTCATCAACTGCTGAAGCATCCCGATCCCTTCGTCAGGTCATGGACCGTACGACTGATCGGTGACCAGGGCATAGTGTCTCCGGAAATCGTGCGACGTCTGAACGCTATGGCCTCGCATGAACCGAGCGTAATCGTGCGACGCCAACTCGCATGCTGTGCCCGGCGGCTTCCTGCCGAGGTTGGCTTGCCGATCGCCGTCCTTCTGGCACGCCGAGCCGAGGACATCGACGATCCTCATATCCCCCTCCTGACCTGGTGGGCCATCGAAAGCATGGCCGTCGCCGAGCGCGAGCAGATCGTGCAACTTTTTACGTCCCCAGCCGCCTGGCAAGCGCAGCTTTCGCGCGAGTTCATCATGCCGCGATTGGTACAGCGCTATGCCGCCGAGCGCAACGCCGAAAGCGCACTGTCTTGTTTGACGCTTTTAAAAAGCGCTCCCGACGCCGCGTCGCGGCAGCCACTCTGGGCGGCTGTCGACGAGGAATGGCGCGGCCGCACATCGATCGACGAGGCGCCGGCCGAACTCCTGACTCTTGCGAATGCCGACTGGCAAGCCAACCGCGATCAACCGGCGCTTGCGCGACTTGCGATCCGGCTCGGCAACCATGCCGCGTATGAATACGTGGTCGCCCGCGCACTCGACGCTTCGGTCGAGGAACCGATGCGCGTGGCCATGCTGGGCGTGCTGGCCGAAGTCGGTCCACCAGCAGATCTGTTGCAGCTCACCACGCTGTTGAACGAAAAGAACCCGCCAGCGATTCAAGCCGCAGCGCTTCGCGCGCTCGCTCACGGCAGCGCCTCAGCGCTGGCCGACGCGATCCTGGCGTCGTATTCGGCGATGTCGCCTCCGGTGCGCAGCCAGGCCCGCGACGTTCTGTTAGCCAAACGTACTTGGGCCCGGCTGTTGTTGGATCGAGTAACTCGCGGCGAACTCGATTCACAGGAAATCCCGCTCGATCAGTTGCGCGTGATCGCGGCGCATGAAGACGAGGAGTTGAACGCGATCGTACGAAGGTTTTGGGGTGCTATTCACCAGGCCACACCCGAAGAGCGTTTGGCCGTGGTCCGCCGTTTGAATAATGACCTCCGCGCGGCGGACGGCCATCCGGCGCCCGGCCGTGAGATTTTTCGCAAGCAATGCGGCACCTGCCATACCCTCTTCGGCGAAGGAGAGAAGATCGGCCCTGACCTGACCACGGCCAACCGCCGCGACCGCGATTTCCTGCTCGCGAGTATCGTCGACCCTAGCGCCGTAGTCCGCAAAGAGTTCACCAATTACACGGTGCAAACCGGCGATGGACGCATCCTCACCGGCTTGATCGCCGACCAAGACGCCAATAGCCTGACGGTATTGACGGCCAAGAACGACCGCGTGCGGCTCGCCCGATCCGAAATCGACAGTGTGACCGAATCACCGAACTCGTTGATGCCCGACAACATTGCCGAACAACTATCGCCGCAAAACCTGCGCGACCTGTTCGCCTGGCTGCAACAACCGGCACCAGACGCCAAGTAGCGATGCTTCATCGACCGTAAACAAGACAGCCAGGCTGTTATAGGTAGGAGAGAATGATGCTCCGAACTTTCTGCGCGGCGCTGACCATCGTGATGCTGTGCTTGGGCGTTGCAAATCCAGCCCTGGCACAATCCGGCGCCAGCTCTCGCCGCTACGACAACAAGCTCACTCCGCTTGTCGATCCGCAACCGCTCTTGGCGGACCATCCGCGGTTTGTCGAACCGGTGCGAGAAACGCGCCGCTTCGAGGCGCCGGTCCTGGTGCAGGATGACGAGGCCGATCTTTCGGTGCGTGCCTGGCGCTTCTCGTACAACGCTCGCGGCATTATCGAAATGCCCAGCTATCTCCGTGGCCGCGACACGGCGATCATCGTCGTACACCCGTGGGGCATCGACGATGGGCAAGGATGGCGCACGCCCGAGCCGGCTGGCGCCGCCTTTCAATGCACGCCGGAGAAGAACCTGATCCTCAACCAGCACATCGCCGAGGTCGTCAATCCGTTTCTCGTCGCCCTGCGGCCGCGCGTGGGGTTGGTTCTGTATAGCTTGCCCGGCAGGGAAGACCCGATCCGCAAGAAGCTGTACCGCTCGTTCCGCGGCGAACCGACCGACGCCGATCGCAAGCTGGGCGCCGAGCAATTGGCCGCGAAGTTAGCCGACTTCG from Pirellulales bacterium includes the following:
- a CDS encoding PVC-type heme-binding CxxCH protein, which gives rise to MATALIAAVTTLSAPDRAAAQGYPPEEASQRMTVADGFEVQLVAAEPLVRQPVAIDFDDRGRLWVVQYLQYPNPTGLERVKVDRYSRTVYDKMPEPPPRGTPGNDRITILEDTDNDGRADHARDFVTGLNLASGLAFGYGGVFVLNAPYLLFYPDRDRNDVPDADPEVLLTGFGIEDAHSVANSLTWGPDGWLYGCQGSTVTANIRGIEFQQGVWRYHPTSKRFELFCEGGGNSWGLDFDAHGELFYSTNFGGFVMLHGVQGGYYWKNFGKHGALHNPNTYGYFDHVPHANFTGGHVTDGGIIYQGDLFPAEFRGRYIAADLLGHAVHWHTIEPHRSTFRSAHGGTLLAANDTWFAPSDVTMGPDGAVYVADWHDARTAHPDPDAEWDRRNGRIYRIQPRGAARQPVRDLRNASEAELVRELASTNQWYVRHARRHLAERAATKNDPLLIARLTPLATSVDSPADAQAQKHPPPLEALWTLYDVGGLDRTSAHQLLKHPDPFVRSWTVRLIGDQGIVSPEIVRRLNAMASHEPSVIVRRQLACCARRLPAEVGLPIAVLLARRAEDIDDPHIPLLTWWAIESMAVAEREQIVQLFTSPAAWQAQLSREFIMPRLVQRYAAERNAESALSCLTLLKSAPDAASRQPLWAAVDEEWRGRTSIDEAPAELLTLANADWQANRDQPALARLAIRLGNHAAYEYVVARALDASVEEPMRVAMLGVLAEVGPPADLLQLTTLLNEKNPPAIQAAALRALAHGSASALADAILASYSAMSPPVRSQARDVLLAKRTWARLLLDRVTRGELDSQEIPLDQLRVIAAHEDEELNAIVRRFWGAIHQATPEERLAVVRRLNNDLRAADGHPAPGREIFRKQCGTCHTLFGEGEKIGPDLTTANRRDRDFLLASIVDPSAVVRKEFTNYTVQTGDGRILTGLIADQDANSLTVLTAKNDRVRLARSEIDSVTESPNSLMPDNIAEQLSPQNLRDLFAWLQQPAPDAK
- a CDS encoding isochorismatase family protein, whose product is MMLRTFCAALTIVMLCLGVANPALAQSGASSRRYDNKLTPLVDPQPLLADHPRFVEPVRETRRFEAPVLVQDDEADLSVRAWRFSYNARGIIEMPSYLRGRDTAIIVVHPWGIDDGQGWRTPEPAGAAFQCTPEKNLILNQHIAEVVNPFLVALRPRVGLVLYSLPGREDPIRKKLYRSFRGEPTDADRKLGAEQLAAKLADFEYRGRDLPAELNLSTNLPVVDYFRQFRGLDPTAPFNHEGFWDLPVPVSKHITVAPRDVVIYDGEGYDPLKQFLRANGIRHVLLTGYNTDMCFCKTTAGYDNLAPDFNVFLVGDATVATFPANPDPRFATNAAISFAALDHLVTQVSWIKPKPAGQAAK